In Pedobacter sp. W3I1, one DNA window encodes the following:
- a CDS encoding S9 family peptidase gives MQKRLTIILLFVVSFAYAQKKPLDHSVYDTWESVGSKQLSNNGQWAMYSILQQEGDAQLYLTNIKTNAKINIPRGMNSQFSNDSKFAAFNIRPLNKDLRQAKIKKRKPDELPKDSLGIANLTTNAITKVARVKSFKFPEEGAGVMAYLTEKPDTAKKTVKPAEKKDGETDLADDDPAAKAKTEEGTDLVVKNLLTGTDKTYKFVTDYYFSKDGKQLVFACSGSKKDKTAPQGVFLLNTEKGTLKTLIKGKGSFKNFTFDEESEHVAFVGEQSPEKQEIKDYNIYYNSLTLDTAQILVDFDMPGLPAKWSVNGDGKITFSKNGKKLFFGISPIKKPKDTTIVDFEVAKVDVWNYKDDYLQPMQLKNADRDSKKSYLSVIDVYSSDPKVIPLTDLKLPDANIIAEGDAEQVLASTDYGRRIESQWSGSTSKDYYLVDTKNGQKKKIIENLNGYAMASPAGNYVLYFDRKSGSWNTYNIATAKVTVLTASLSEKFVDEENDVPDLPSAYGLATWTEGDKAVLINDKYDIWSFSPDGKSAPKNITAGFGRANNITFRYERVQQDNRFERNADSKFVKPNETVWLDGFNNITKENGFYRTNVGAAKAPELVVMAKFKYSNLVKAKDADVYIYDKANYVESPNVYITTDFKTETKLSNTNPQQKNYNWGTAELVKWTTPKGYKAEGILYKPENFDPNKKYPMIAYFYEKLTDGLYTYQAPAPTPSRLNISYFVSNGYMVFAPDISYETGHPGKSAVEFVNSGVESLKKNSWVDGSKIGIQGQSWGGYQVAYLITQNNMYAAAWAGAPVANMTSAYGGIRWETGMNRQFQYEKTQSRIGATLWEKPELYIENSPLFMFPKVNTPVVVMANDADGAVPWYQGIEMFTGLRRLGKPVWMLNYNGEAHNLVQRQNRKDIQIREQQFFDYYLKGAKAPAWMTSGIPATEKGKTWGFELTDDKP, from the coding sequence ATGCAAAAGAGACTAACTATTATTCTGCTTTTCGTTGTCAGCTTTGCCTACGCTCAAAAGAAACCTTTAGATCATTCGGTATATGATACCTGGGAATCAGTAGGATCAAAGCAATTATCAAATAATGGTCAATGGGCGATGTACAGCATCTTACAGCAAGAAGGAGACGCACAATTGTATCTCACTAACATTAAAACAAATGCGAAGATTAATATTCCAAGAGGAATGAATTCACAGTTTAGTAACGATTCTAAATTTGCGGCATTTAACATTCGTCCCTTAAATAAAGATTTGCGTCAGGCTAAAATTAAAAAGAGAAAACCTGATGAATTGCCAAAAGATTCATTGGGCATTGCTAACCTCACTACCAATGCCATTACAAAAGTGGCAAGGGTGAAATCTTTCAAATTCCCTGAAGAAGGTGCAGGTGTAATGGCCTATTTAACTGAAAAGCCAGATACAGCAAAGAAAACGGTAAAACCAGCTGAGAAAAAAGATGGCGAAACAGATTTGGCTGATGATGACCCTGCGGCAAAAGCCAAAACCGAAGAGGGAACTGATTTAGTGGTAAAAAACCTTTTAACAGGCACAGATAAAACCTATAAATTTGTTACCGATTATTACTTTAGTAAAGATGGTAAACAGTTGGTTTTTGCCTGTAGCGGATCTAAAAAGGATAAAACGGCTCCACAAGGGGTGTTCTTGTTAAATACAGAAAAAGGCACATTAAAAACCCTGATTAAGGGCAAAGGAAGTTTCAAAAACTTTACTTTTGATGAGGAAAGTGAACATGTGGCTTTTGTAGGCGAGCAAAGCCCGGAGAAACAGGAAATAAAAGATTACAATATTTATTACAACTCATTAACGCTTGATACGGCGCAGATTTTGGTTGATTTTGATATGCCTGGACTACCTGCAAAATGGTCGGTTAATGGCGATGGTAAAATAACTTTTAGTAAAAATGGTAAGAAATTATTTTTTGGCATCTCTCCTATTAAAAAGCCAAAAGACACCACTATTGTAGATTTCGAAGTGGCTAAAGTTGATGTTTGGAATTACAAAGACGATTATTTGCAGCCTATGCAGCTTAAAAATGCAGATAGGGACAGTAAGAAAAGTTATTTATCGGTGATTGACGTTTATAGCAGTGATCCAAAAGTAATTCCATTAACAGATTTAAAATTGCCTGATGCAAATATCATCGCTGAAGGTGATGCCGAGCAGGTTTTGGCTTCTACTGATTATGGCCGTAGGATAGAATCGCAGTGGAGTGGTTCAACTTCAAAAGATTACTATTTGGTTGATACTAAGAATGGCCAGAAAAAGAAAATTATAGAGAACCTTAATGGTTATGCAATGGCTTCTCCGGCAGGGAATTATGTTTTATATTTCGATCGAAAATCAGGCAGTTGGAATACGTATAATATAGCTACTGCAAAAGTTACTGTGTTAACAGCAAGTTTAAGCGAAAAATTTGTTGATGAAGAGAATGATGTACCAGACTTACCTTCTGCTTATGGTCTAGCTACCTGGACCGAAGGTGATAAAGCTGTTCTCATTAACGATAAATATGATATCTGGTCGTTCTCACCTGATGGAAAATCGGCACCAAAAAATATTACCGCCGGTTTTGGTAGAGCAAATAACATTACTTTCCGTTATGAAAGAGTGCAACAAGACAACAGATTTGAGCGCAATGCAGATAGCAAATTTGTAAAACCGAACGAAACGGTTTGGTTAGATGGTTTTAACAACATAACTAAAGAAAATGGTTTTTACCGCACCAATGTAGGCGCAGCTAAAGCGCCAGAATTGGTCGTAATGGCTAAATTTAAATATTCTAACCTGGTAAAAGCTAAAGATGCAGATGTTTACATTTACGATAAAGCCAATTATGTAGAATCGCCAAATGTTTATATCACCACAGATTTCAAAACTGAAACCAAATTAAGCAATACCAATCCTCAACAGAAAAACTACAATTGGGGTACGGCTGAGCTGGTTAAATGGACCACGCCGAAAGGCTACAAGGCTGAAGGTATTCTGTACAAACCGGAAAATTTCGATCCAAATAAGAAATATCCAATGATTGCTTATTTCTACGAAAAACTAACGGATGGTTTGTACACTTATCAAGCGCCGGCACCTACTCCATCACGCTTAAATATTTCTTATTTCGTGAGTAACGGGTACATGGTTTTTGCTCCTGATATTAGCTACGAAACTGGTCACCCAGGTAAATCTGCAGTTGAATTTGTCAATTCTGGTGTAGAAAGTCTGAAGAAAAACAGCTGGGTAGATGGTAGTAAAATCGGCATCCAGGGTCAAAGCTGGGGTGGTTATCAAGTGGCATATCTCATTACACAAAATAACATGTATGCAGCAGCCTGGGCTGGTGCACCGGTAGCCAATATGACTTCTGCTTATGGCGGAATCCGCTGGGAAACGGGTATGAACCGTCAGTTCCAATATGAGAAAACACAAAGCCGCATCGGTGCAACACTTTGGGAAAAACCAGAATTATATATCGAGAATTCACCATTATTTATGTTCCCTAAAGTAAATACACCAGTGGTGGTAATGGCCAACGATGCAGACGGTGCTGTGCCCTGGTACCAGGGAATTGAAATGTTTACCGGTTTGCGTCGCTTAGGTAAACCAGTTTGGATGCTTAACTATAATGGCGAAGCACACAACTTAGTTCAACGCCAGAACCGTAAGGATATTCAAATCCGCGAACAACAATTTTTCGATTATTATTTAAAAGGTGCAAAGGCTCCAGCCTGGATGACAAGTGGGATTCCTGCTACTGAAAAAGGAAAAACCTGGGGTTTTGAATTAACAGATGATAAACCGTAG
- a CDS encoding GLPGLI family protein, translated as MKHLGLTIMLLFAVTIIKAQTVFIKSAKITFEKKINQKQQLASNTWISDDARDKMNKYRISNWDYSFNDSSSIYKIKPKETLNDNNFFFIAGENTNELYTDFSKKARIIRKPIAGEDFILKDTIPHLNWKIMHDVRQIAGYECRKAIAVINDSVTVVAFYSEEILLKGGPEGFTGLPGMILGMAIPRYNTTWFAIKVEAKNVPILNIAPPAKGKRTETEKDFKKMIDLYTRYEDKKNPRKIEDIKKELYTLIL; from the coding sequence ATGAAACATTTAGGATTAACTATAATGCTACTTTTTGCAGTTACAATAATTAAAGCACAAACTGTTTTCATCAAAAGTGCTAAAATAACTTTCGAGAAAAAGATCAATCAAAAGCAGCAACTGGCATCTAACACCTGGATATCAGACGATGCCAGGGATAAAATGAACAAATACAGGATTTCCAATTGGGATTATAGCTTTAACGACAGTAGCTCCATTTATAAGATTAAACCAAAAGAAACCTTAAACGACAATAATTTCTTCTTTATTGCTGGTGAGAATACGAATGAACTGTATACCGACTTTAGTAAAAAAGCAAGGATAATAAGAAAACCTATAGCGGGAGAAGATTTTATTTTAAAAGATACTATCCCCCATCTCAACTGGAAAATTATGCACGATGTACGCCAGATTGCAGGTTATGAATGCCGTAAAGCGATAGCAGTAATAAACGATTCTGTCACTGTAGTAGCTTTCTATAGCGAAGAAATTTTATTAAAAGGCGGCCCAGAAGGATTTACGGGTTTACCTGGGATGATATTGGGCATGGCCATACCACGGTATAATACGACATGGTTTGCCATCAAGGTTGAGGCTAAAAATGTTCCTATTTTAAACATTGCTCCCCCTGCGAAAGGAAAAAGAACAGAGACCGAAAAAGATTTCAAAAAAATGATCGACCTCTATACCCGTTATGAGGATAAAAAGAATCCCAGAAAGATAGAAGATATTAAAAAAGAACTTTACACGCTGATACTTTAA
- the yidC gene encoding membrane protein insertase YidC — translation MDRNTFTGLFLIMIILAGSFYFLKPNAAELKKAQETEHQDSLKKAGVTPVQKDTTKTTAIANPVVDSLALKGPFGTTITGTETNTVLENENLLITLSNKGGKITSVEVKGQKTFTGKPLILFDGDQNKFGLSLNAAGKVINTNDLYFTSTKAGNTVTMRANYGANAYVEYVYDLKALSNKVGFNINLVGLQQMIAGNAIGLNWQTTLKQQEKSLESEHRYSAPYYKYLDGDVNHLSVSKDEKEDLSKGKIQWFSFKQHFFSASLISKQAFDKGSLEVKIPTAPGLVKFYDANMQLPYAHTANQVYEMEFYFGTNKFSTLKAQGYDLEQQVDMGYWPLKYINRFIVLPVFNFLNNFNWNFGLIILVLTILLKVALSPLTYKSYLSMAKMRVLKPEMDEIKAKVGEDNPTLVQQEYLKLYKKAGVNPLGGCLPMVLQLPLVMAFFFFFPNLFELRGESFLWMKDLSTYDEFIKFGVKIPFIGDHLSLMCVLMTISTLIMTYFNNQVSGATGQMKYIGYIMPVIFLGVLNSYPAGLNYYYFLANLMTFGQQFLIRKMVDDDKIHALIQQNKARPADEKKKKSKFQQRLDDYMRQQQQAKK, via the coding sequence ATGGATAGAAATACCTTTACAGGACTGTTCCTGATTATGATCATTTTGGCAGGATCATTCTACTTTTTGAAGCCGAACGCGGCTGAACTAAAAAAAGCCCAAGAAACGGAGCATCAGGATTCTTTGAAAAAAGCTGGTGTTACTCCAGTACAAAAAGACACGACTAAAACAACTGCGATTGCAAACCCGGTTGTAGATTCTTTAGCCTTAAAAGGCCCTTTTGGTACCACAATAACCGGAACTGAAACCAATACCGTTCTGGAAAACGAGAATTTATTAATCACTTTAAGCAATAAAGGTGGTAAAATTACATCAGTTGAAGTTAAAGGTCAGAAAACCTTTACCGGAAAACCGCTTATTTTATTTGATGGAGATCAGAATAAGTTTGGCTTAAGCCTTAATGCTGCTGGCAAAGTAATCAATACCAACGATTTATACTTTACCTCAACAAAAGCAGGAAATACGGTTACCATGCGCGCCAATTATGGTGCAAATGCATACGTAGAATATGTATATGATTTAAAGGCGTTGAGCAACAAAGTTGGTTTCAACATTAACTTAGTTGGTTTACAGCAGATGATTGCTGGCAACGCTATTGGATTAAACTGGCAAACTACTTTAAAACAGCAAGAAAAATCGCTCGAAAGTGAGCACCGTTACTCTGCTCCTTACTACAAGTATTTAGATGGCGATGTAAACCACTTAAGTGTTTCTAAAGATGAAAAAGAAGATTTATCGAAAGGTAAAATCCAATGGTTCTCTTTCAAGCAACACTTTTTCTCAGCTTCTTTAATCTCAAAACAGGCTTTCGATAAAGGAAGTTTAGAGGTTAAAATCCCAACAGCACCTGGCTTGGTGAAGTTTTATGATGCTAATATGCAATTGCCATATGCGCATACCGCTAACCAGGTTTATGAAATGGAATTCTATTTCGGAACCAACAAATTCTCTACTTTAAAAGCACAGGGTTATGATTTAGAGCAACAGGTTGATATGGGCTACTGGCCGTTGAAATACATTAACCGCTTTATCGTATTACCGGTATTTAATTTCTTAAATAACTTCAATTGGAACTTCGGTCTAATTATCCTGGTTTTAACCATCTTATTGAAAGTTGCTTTATCGCCACTTACTTATAAGTCTTATCTTTCAATGGCTAAGATGAGGGTATTGAAGCCAGAAATGGACGAAATTAAAGCTAAAGTAGGTGAAGATAACCCGACATTGGTTCAACAGGAATATTTAAAATTATATAAGAAAGCCGGTGTAAATCCTCTGGGAGGATGTTTGCCGATGGTATTACAGTTGCCTTTGGTAATGGCCTTCTTCTTCTTCTTCCCTAACTTATTTGAATTACGTGGAGAGAGTTTCTTATGGATGAAAGATTTATCAACTTACGATGAGTTTATCAAATTCGGCGTAAAAATTCCTTTCATTGGCGATCACTTGAGTTTAATGTGTGTATTGATGACGATCTCTACATTGATTATGACTTATTTCAACAACCAGGTTTCGGGCGCTACAGGCCAAATGAAATACATTGGTTACATTATGCCAGTTATTTTCTTGGGTGTATTAAACAGCTACCCAGCTGGACTAAACTATTACTATTTCTTAGCCAACTTAATGACTTTCGGACAGCAGTTCTTAATTCGTAAAATGGTTGATGATGATAAAATTCATGCTTTAATTCAACAGAATAAAGCTAGACCGGCTGATGAGAAAAAGAAAAAATCTAAATTCCAACAACGTTTAGATGATTATATGCGTCAGCAACAACAAGCTAAAAAGTAA
- a CDS encoding CTP synthase: MTKYIFVTGGVTSSLGKGIISASLAKLLQARGYRVTIQKFDPYINIDPGTLNPYEHGECFVTEDGAETDLDLGHYERFLNVPTSQANNITTGRIYQNVINKERKGEYLGKTVQVVPHITDEIKRNMRILGDSGDYDIIITELGGTVGDIESLPFIEAVRQFKWEEGSTNAIVIHLTLVPYLAAAGELKTKPTQHSVKALLEYGIQPDILVCRTEHHISPEIRKKIALFCNVNINAVVESMDASTIYDVPLLMLKEQLDKTVLSKLKLPTKNDPDMESWKDFLGRLKNPTAEVKIGLIGKYVELPDAYKSIIESFVHAGSKNECKVKVEYIHSEGIFPDNVKEKLSHLQGVLVAPGFGSRGIEGKIDAIKYVRENNIPFFGICLGMQCAVIEFGRNVLGLKDAHTTEIEENAANPVINMMEEQKKITNKGGTMRLGSYPCDIKKGTKAFSIYGKSHINERHRHRYEFNNDYLKQYEDAGMIASGMNPQSNLVEIVELKNHPFFVGGQFHPELKSTVANPHPLFVKFVAAAMEFAKKKTN; encoded by the coding sequence ATGACAAAGTATATTTTTGTTACGGGCGGTGTAACTTCCTCTTTGGGTAAGGGCATCATTTCCGCATCTTTAGCTAAACTTTTACAGGCACGTGGCTACCGTGTAACCATTCAAAAATTCGATCCGTACATTAATATCGATCCGGGAACTTTAAATCCATACGAACATGGCGAATGCTTTGTTACAGAAGATGGTGCTGAAACTGACCTGGATCTTGGTCATTATGAGCGCTTCCTTAACGTTCCAACATCACAGGCAAACAACATTACCACCGGCCGTATTTACCAGAACGTAATTAATAAAGAGCGTAAAGGTGAGTATTTGGGCAAAACCGTTCAGGTTGTACCACACATTACCGACGAGATTAAACGCAACATGCGCATTTTGGGAGATAGTGGTGATTATGATATCATCATTACCGAACTTGGTGGAACAGTTGGTGATATCGAATCGTTACCATTTATTGAGGCTGTTCGTCAGTTTAAATGGGAAGAAGGCAGTACCAATGCTATTGTTATCCACTTAACCCTGGTTCCTTATTTAGCTGCAGCCGGTGAGTTAAAAACCAAGCCAACACAACACTCAGTTAAAGCTTTATTGGAATACGGCATACAGCCAGATATATTGGTTTGCAGAACCGAGCACCACATTAGTCCTGAGATCAGAAAAAAAATTGCATTATTTTGTAACGTTAACATCAATGCCGTAGTCGAATCTATGGATGCATCTACTATTTATGATGTGCCATTGTTGATGTTAAAAGAACAATTGGATAAAACTGTTTTATCGAAATTAAAACTGCCTACCAAGAACGATCCGGATATGGAAAGCTGGAAAGATTTCCTGGGCCGTTTAAAAAATCCAACTGCTGAAGTAAAAATTGGCTTAATTGGTAAATATGTAGAATTACCTGATGCTTATAAATCAATTATCGAATCTTTTGTACACGCAGGTTCGAAAAACGAATGTAAAGTTAAGGTAGAATATATCCACTCTGAAGGTATTTTCCCAGATAACGTAAAAGAGAAATTGAGCCACTTACAAGGTGTTTTAGTCGCACCAGGTTTTGGTAGCCGCGGTATTGAGGGTAAAATTGATGCCATAAAATATGTTCGCGAAAACAATATTCCTTTCTTCGGGATTTGTTTGGGTATGCAATGTGCAGTTATCGAATTTGGACGTAACGTTTTAGGTTTAAAAGATGCACATACTACAGAAATTGAAGAAAATGCTGCAAATCCGGTAATTAACATGATGGAAGAGCAGAAAAAAATAACAAACAAAGGTGGAACGATGCGTTTAGGCTCTTATCCTTGTGATATTAAAAAAGGAACAAAAGCTTTTTCTATTTACGGCAAATCGCACATCAATGAGCGCCACCGTCACCGTTACGAATTTAACAATGATTATTTAAAGCAATACGAAGATGCAGGTATGATAGCATCGGGTATGAATCCGCAAAGCAATTTAGTTGAAATTGTAGAGCTTAAAAATCATCCGTTTTTTGTTGGCGGACAGTTTCACCCGGAATTAAAATCAACAGTTGCTAATCCTCACCCACTTTTTGTTAAATTTGTCGCCGCTGCGATGGAGTTTGCGAAAAAGAAAACGAATTAA
- a CDS encoding TonB-dependent receptor domain-containing protein yields the protein MLKQFLCVLIFSLLFLPAFAQNASIKGVVVDTVEKTKLQNSSILLINSKDSILVKDARTRANGAFEFSNLKKGNYTLVVTFPKMADYIRDIQLSDSSKFNLGNIAMDSKATLLNEVVIKAQKQAISMKGDTITYQADSFAVKPHANLQDLLRRLPGIEVDKDGAIKAGGKDVNTLLVDGEEFFGDDPLLAQKYLKANAVSEVQVYDKKTKEEELSGIKEGDAKEKVMNIKLKENAKNGYLSTLDANSDLKHYKNIGGMAGIYKNKLKAAVFGSNSNTNQDSKASAAMSKLKGNDYDVIEVGDDGSTVMISYGSGRDEDDFSPSNGLPDITGYGAHFSNKWNENKIGLKLNYKGSDRNVLDNTTSKNQSLLPNGTNFFSEGSSNSETRNTGQSLKGSVDIKLDSLSTLKISFAGSKRKNSSQYISKNETKNDAGIFVNNSDQFNDSNGNNDLFNGNINYSKKFVKKGRTLSIDLQPETKNSTNLGNSLSVTHYYDASGAVNRTVNQNFLNDNSGSESSLGTRISYTEPLGKQFSLQTAYSFKTVSSNSHKLVFDQSLNNKRIDSLSNNFDFNNFSNIGKVVLQYRAKKFTLSGGAEATQTTFELNDLDRDNKFNRNYLNWAPQSNLNYKLGKNTSVSLNYSGNTRQPSLDQLQPIRQVNNPLYEIKGNPNLKPSFNNNFGFNFNTYQQKSQMYAYVYGGYSFTKNAVVSVRTVDEVNKTISSYINLNGNNSFYAGASFNKSFSKIGFNTGLNASFNHSNSVSILNNKLNENVNNSINIRPRFSYYGDKVQIQYNPSVTFSNSKSSIGSINNGKNFSHNHDISGNIELPYNTEFNTSISLSYQPANSSFSTPVNIALWNAYLSKKMLKSQELELKVSISDILAQKIGYNRYVGGNSISEYTNSFIPRYVLIGITYNLTGNFIKQDKK from the coding sequence ATGCTCAAACAATTTCTCTGCGTTCTCATTTTTTCGCTGTTATTTCTCCCTGCTTTTGCACAAAACGCTAGTATAAAAGGCGTTGTGGTTGATACAGTTGAAAAAACAAAATTACAGAACAGCTCTATCCTGCTAATAAATAGCAAAGATTCTATTTTGGTTAAAGATGCGCGCACCAGGGCCAACGGCGCATTCGAGTTTTCGAATTTAAAAAAAGGAAATTATACCCTGGTGGTTACCTTCCCTAAAATGGCTGATTATATAAGAGACATCCAACTGTCTGATTCATCCAAATTCAACCTGGGTAATATCGCTATGGATAGCAAAGCTACACTTTTAAATGAAGTTGTGATAAAGGCTCAAAAGCAGGCCATTAGCATGAAAGGCGATACCATAACCTACCAGGCAGATAGCTTTGCCGTAAAGCCCCATGCTAACTTGCAGGATTTGTTAAGGCGCTTACCAGGAATTGAAGTTGATAAAGATGGGGCAATAAAAGCAGGTGGAAAAGATGTAAATACGCTCTTGGTTGATGGAGAAGAATTTTTTGGCGATGATCCGCTTCTGGCTCAGAAATACCTGAAAGCCAATGCGGTTAGTGAAGTGCAGGTTTACGATAAAAAAACCAAAGAGGAAGAATTATCTGGCATAAAAGAAGGCGACGCCAAGGAGAAAGTCATGAACATCAAACTCAAGGAAAACGCCAAAAATGGGTATCTCAGCACCCTGGATGCGAATAGCGACCTTAAGCATTATAAAAACATAGGTGGCATGGCAGGCATTTATAAAAACAAATTAAAAGCCGCGGTTTTTGGTTCCAACTCCAATACCAATCAGGATTCGAAGGCAAGTGCTGCCATGAGCAAGTTAAAAGGCAATGATTATGATGTTATTGAGGTTGGCGATGACGGTAGTACGGTGATGATCAGCTATGGCAGCGGCCGCGATGAAGATGATTTTTCGCCTTCCAACGGCCTGCCAGACATTACAGGCTATGGCGCACACTTCTCTAACAAATGGAATGAGAACAAAATTGGTCTTAAACTGAATTATAAGGGCAGCGACAGAAATGTATTAGACAATACGACATCGAAAAACCAATCGTTACTGCCCAACGGAACAAACTTCTTTAGCGAAGGTAGCTCCAACAGCGAAACCAGAAACACCGGACAAAGTTTAAAAGGGAGCGTTGATATTAAATTAGATTCGCTTTCTACCTTAAAAATATCCTTTGCAGGTAGCAAACGCAAAAACAGCAGCCAATATATCAGCAAGAACGAAACTAAAAATGATGCGGGAATATTTGTAAACAATAGTGATCAGTTTAATGATAGCAATGGCAACAACGACCTTTTTAACGGCAATATAAATTACTCCAAAAAGTTTGTAAAAAAAGGGAGAACACTCTCAATTGATTTACAGCCTGAAACCAAAAACAGTACTAATTTAGGTAATAGCTTAAGTGTTACCCACTATTACGATGCTAGTGGTGCGGTTAACCGGACGGTTAACCAGAATTTCCTGAACGACAATTCGGGCAGTGAAAGTTCTCTCGGTACCAGAATATCGTATACTGAACCTTTAGGCAAACAATTTTCACTACAAACAGCCTATAGCTTTAAAACGGTAAGCTCAAATAGCCATAAATTAGTATTCGATCAATCATTAAATAACAAACGGATCGATTCGCTGAGTAATAATTTCGATTTCAACAACTTTTCGAATATTGGCAAGGTTGTATTGCAATACAGAGCAAAGAAATTCACGTTATCTGGTGGTGCAGAAGCCACTCAAACCACTTTCGAACTCAATGACTTAGATCGCGACAATAAATTTAACCGCAACTATTTAAACTGGGCGCCACAAAGTAACTTAAACTATAAATTGGGCAAAAACACCAGTGTATCTTTAAATTATAGTGGAAATACCCGTCAGCCTAGTTTGGATCAGTTACAACCGATCAGGCAGGTAAACAATCCACTTTATGAAATAAAAGGTAATCCAAATTTAAAACCATCGTTCAACAATAATTTTGGCTTTAATTTTAATACTTATCAGCAAAAATCGCAGATGTACGCCTATGTTTACGGAGGCTATAGCTTTACCAAAAATGCTGTAGTAAGTGTAAGAACGGTAGATGAGGTGAACAAAACCATTAGTAGTTATATCAATCTAAATGGCAATAACAGTTTTTACGCAGGCGCAAGTTTTAATAAAAGTTTTAGTAAAATCGGTTTTAACACAGGGTTAAATGCCAGTTTCAACCATTCAAACTCGGTCTCGATTTTAAACAATAAGCTGAATGAGAATGTGAATAATAGTATTAATATACGCCCTCGTTTTAGCTATTATGGCGATAAAGTTCAAATTCAATATAATCCATCGGTTACATTTTCAAACAGCAAATCATCAATCGGTTCTATAAACAATGGTAAAAATTTTAGCCACAACCATGATATTTCTGGAAACATAGAACTTCCATATAATACAGAATTTAACACATCTATATCGTTATCATACCAACCTGCAAACTCTTCATTTAGCACACCGGTAAATATCGCACTATGGAACGCCTATTTATCAAAGAAAATGCTTAAATCACAAGAACTGGAATTAAAAGTATCTATTTCTGATATTTTAGCTCAAAAAATTGGCTATAACCGTTACGTTGGCGGCAATAGCATCAGTGAATACACCAACAGTTTTATTCCGAGGTATGTTCTGATTGGCATCACCTATAATTTAACCGGAAACTTCATTAAACAAGACAAAAAATAA
- a CDS encoding nucleoside recognition domain-containing protein — MALSRIWSAFIIVAIVVASIKCFFFGHSDIFNWMVIGKSSDPLNPLKLDGIIETCWIAVDLCIKLIGTLALFMGLMSIAERAGGIRLLSRIIGPFFSKLFPEIPKGHPSMGHMIMNFSANLLGLDNAATPFGIKAMESLQELNPNKDVASNSQIMFLCLHAAGLCLIPVSVIAIRSTQNAQDPTDIFIPCLIVTFVGTMAAMLIVSFKQKINLLQPVIITWVLSISAVVGLLVWYVSKLNAESIKSFSGLLSGGIILLIFLLIVLGALYKKIDVFDSFIDGAKGGFETALKIIPYLVGILVAVSMLRTSGTFDVVMNGIRNVFVFFGADTKFVDALPTALIRPLSGGAARGMMVSTMISSGPDSFASKLSGVFQGASDTTFYVVAVYFGSVGIKNTRYAIGSMLLADLVGVCTAIALSYMFFE; from the coding sequence ATGGCATTAAGCAGAATCTGGTCAGCATTTATTATTGTGGCTATTGTTGTAGCAAGTATTAAATGTTTCTTTTTCGGACATAGCGATATTTTTAACTGGATGGTAATTGGGAAATCATCCGATCCATTAAACCCTTTAAAATTAGATGGCATTATTGAAACCTGCTGGATTGCAGTTGACCTTTGCATTAAATTAATCGGGACACTGGCTTTGTTTATGGGGCTAATGAGCATTGCCGAAAGAGCAGGTGGCATCCGTTTATTATCCAGAATTATTGGTCCTTTCTTTTCAAAACTCTTTCCTGAAATTCCGAAAGGGCACCCATCTATGGGACACATGATTATGAATTTTTCAGCCAATTTATTAGGTTTAGATAATGCAGCCACACCATTTGGCATAAAAGCGATGGAAAGCCTTCAGGAGCTCAATCCAAATAAGGATGTTGCCAGCAATTCGCAGATTATGTTTTTATGCTTACACGCTGCAGGTTTATGTTTAATTCCCGTTAGTGTAATCGCTATTAGGTCAACCCAAAATGCACAAGACCCCACCGATATTTTCATTCCTTGTTTAATTGTAACTTTTGTGGGTACCATGGCCGCCATGCTTATTGTATCCTTTAAACAAAAGATAAACTTACTTCAACCCGTTATCATTACCTGGGTATTAAGTATTTCGGCTGTAGTGGGTTTACTGGTTTGGTATGTAAGCAAGTTAAATGCAGAGAGTATAAAATCATTTTCAGGCTTATTAAGCGGTGGAATAATTTTGCTGATCTTTTTATTGATCGTACTCGGCGCATTATATAAAAAAATAGATGTTTTTGATTCGTTCATTGATGGAGCCAAAGGTGGATTTGAAACTGCACTGAAAATTATTCCTTATTTGGTTGGAATTTTAGTCGCGGTAAGCATGCTCCGAACCAGTGGAACTTTTGATGTAGTGATGAATGGCATTAGAAACGTTTTTGTCTTTTTTGGAGCCGACACCAAATTTGTTGATGCTTTGCCAACAGCTTTAATCAGGCCTTTAAGTGGTGGTGCTGCCCGCGGAATGATGGTAAGCACCATGATTTCTAGCGGACCGGATTCATTTGCCAGTAAATTATCGGGTGTTTTTCAGGGTGCTTCTGATACCACTTTTTATGTCGTAGCGGTTTACTTTGGCTCTGTTGGAATAAAGAATACCCGTTATGCTATTGGTTCGATGTTATTGGCTGATTTAGTTGGCGTTTGTACTGCCATAGCACTGAGTTATATGTTTTTTGAATAG